In Flavobacterium sp. WV_118_3, one DNA window encodes the following:
- a CDS encoding FdtA/QdtA family cupin domain-containing protein, translating to MADIEQIGTFIAIPKITDPRGNLAVIEKDTVPFEIKRIYYLYDVPSGAYRGGHAHIAQKEFLIALSGSFDVLLDNGSEKEKVTLNRPDKGLLIREGIWRELDNFSSGAICLVVSSDVYEEQDYIREYTDFINSKRT from the coding sequence ATGGCTGATATAGAGCAAATAGGAACCTTTATTGCGATCCCTAAAATAACCGATCCAAGAGGTAATTTAGCGGTAATCGAAAAAGATACCGTTCCCTTTGAAATCAAAAGGATTTATTATTTGTATGATGTACCAAGTGGAGCCTATCGCGGTGGACATGCCCATATTGCTCAAAAAGAATTTCTGATTGCCTTAAGTGGTAGTTTTGATGTTTTGCTGGACAATGGAAGCGAAAAGGAAAAAGTAACACTCAATCGTCCGGATAAAGGATTGTTAATCCGTGAAGGAATCTGGCGGGAACTGGACAATTTTTCATCGGGCGCAATTTGTCTGGTGGTTTCCTCCGATGTGTATGAAGAACAGGATTATATCCGGGAATATACCGATTTTATAAACTCAAAACGCACCTAG